AACGCGGGCCTCAACCCGGACCGCGACCTGAAGCGGGTCATCTACGCCGGCGGCCACGACGCGGCGGTGCTCGCCGTGGTGCGCGGCAAGGTGGACGCCGGGGCCGCCTACGCCAATGACCCCCAGGGCGTGCAGAGCGCCTGGAACGTCATGCTCAAGGACCCCAAGGAGCGCGAGAAGATCCGCCTGATCGCGGTCTCCAAGCCCATCCCCGCCGACAACATCTCGGTGCGCAAGGGCCTCTCCCCCAAGATCACGGCCTCCATCAAGAAGGCCTTCCTCGATATGTCGGCCACCCCCGAGGGCCGCGCCCGGATCAAGGAAATCTACCAGGTGGACGGCTTCGTCCCGGCCGAGCCCGCCGACTACGCCTCGGTGCGCGAGGCCTTCAGCAAGGTCGGCCTCAGCTTCAAGTAGGCACTCATCCTTCGCCGCCCTACCGCATGCCGGTGGGGCGGCTTTTACGTGCCGAGCAGAAACCAAGCTGAACCCAAACTTAAAACGTTCTTTACCGAGTTCCGGCCCCCCCGCCCGATAACCCCCTTGGCTCACCCAAGGAGGTTCCCATGCGGATTTCACGGATTTGCTCGCTGCTGATGGTCGCTTCTGCGCTCGCCTTTGCCGTCAACGGCTGCGGCGGTGGCGCGACCCTGATCGATCCCGAAGCCGTGAACAGCAGCAAGCAGCTTCGCACGACGGACCCCACGGCCCCCGTGGTCGTCGCGGCCACCCCGGCCCCGACCCCGGCGCCCGTCTCCGACGCCTTCCTCACGGCCACCGTGACCAACATCAAGAAGCCTACCCTGGGCCTCGGCAAGCTGGCCGCCACCGTCGAAGTGACGAACCCCTCGAACATCGCCCTGACCGGCACCGTCAAGGTTGTCTTCATCAACAACCAGCAGCCCTCGGGCGAGCCCCAGAGCCGCACCGTCACCGTCCAGCCCAAGGGCAAGGAAACCATCACCTTCACCGGCACCAGCTGGTTCCTCGACAGCGCTCAGGCCGAGGTCACCACGCAGCGCACCTCGGGCGGCTACGCCGGCACCTACTAGTTTCTAACTTGCTCGCCTTTCGCGCGCCCCTTCGGCTACAATGGAAGCCGAGGGGGCGCATTGTCGCGCCATGCCCATTAACGGAGGAAGCATGAAGTTCTTTCTTGATACCGCGAACATCGACGAGATCCGCGAAGCCGCCAGCTGGGGGCAAATCGACGGGGTCACCACCAACCCGAGCCTGATCGCCAAGGAAGGCCGCGACTTCAAGCAGGTCATCAACGAGATCTGCGCCATCGTCGACGGTCCCATCAGCGCCGAGGCCATCAGCCTGGACGCCGAGGGGATGATCCGCGAGGGCCGCGAGTTCGCCAAGTGGCACCCCAACGTGGTCGTCAAGCTGCCCATGACCATCGAGGGCCTCAAGGCCGCCAAGGTCTTCAAGGCCGAGGGCATCAAGACCAACGTCACCCTCGTCTTCTCCGCCAACCAGGCGCTGCTTGCCGCTCGCGCCGGCGCGACCTACATCTCGCCCTTCGTCGGCCGCCTGGATGACGAAGGTCAGGACGGCATGAGCCTCATCGCCGAGATCGTCGAGGTCTTCTCCAACTACGACTTCGACACCCAGATCCTCGTCGCCTCGATCCGTCACCCCATGCACGTGACGGACGCCGCCAAGCTGGGCGCCGACGTCTGCACCATGCCCTACAAGGTCCTCAAGCAGATGTTCCACCACCCGCTGACGGACGTGGGCATCGAGAAGTTCCTGGCCGACTGGAAGAAGACCGCCCAGGCGGTCTAACCCCTGATTCGCTCAGACGAGGGGCCGGGTGGCAATTGCCACCCGGCCCCTCGTCTCTATGGCGCTGCCATCAGGCTCTCGGCAGCAAGAGCATGCTGATGGTCGCGATCACGAGCACCCCTAGCGCCAGGGCGTTGAAGGCGAGGTGCCCGAAAACCGAGGCGAAGCGGGGGGCAATCCCCGCGAAAAAGAGCACCATGGCGAAGAAGACCGTCAAGAGCACGAAGCGATCGCTGATGCGGTTCGCCCGCTGCGCCTCTTGGACCTGCTGGTCGGCCAGCGCGTTGAGCCTTGCCGACTCTTTGCTCTGGGCGATGGAATAGGCCGGCATCCCGAACGGGGTAGCGGGCGCATTCGGATTGACGAGCGGCTTGGTGGCATTCCAGGCGTCTACCGCGTGTCGCATCTCCGGGCGAAAGCGATGGTAGAGGAAGGTCGCGAGATCGTGGTTGCCCTCGCTGATGGCCGCCGCGTAGTGCACGAACACCCCGACGTCCGAGGCCTGGATCTGCTGGGCCTGCACGCTGAGAAGGGAGGCCTTGGCCCGGGTCTGCCCGGCCGCGCTGT
This genomic window from bacterium contains:
- the fsa gene encoding fructose-6-phosphate aldolase, whose product is MKFFLDTANIDEIREAASWGQIDGVTTNPSLIAKEGRDFKQVINEICAIVDGPISAEAISLDAEGMIREGREFAKWHPNVVVKLPMTIEGLKAAKVFKAEGIKTNVTLVFSANQALLAARAGATYISPFVGRLDDEGQDGMSLIAEIVEVFSNYDFDTQILVASIRHPMHVTDAAKLGADVCTMPYKVLKQMFHHPLTDVGIEKFLADWKKTAQAV